The Tachysurus fulvidraco isolate hzauxx_2018 chromosome 19, HZAU_PFXX_2.0, whole genome shotgun sequence genomic sequence ttttgttatttcagcTTTACAAACTTGCACCTCAAGAGGAAAAGTGTGGGAGTGTTTTGGATGCTGTTGTCTGCAGAATGGCTGCTAAGGATGTTGTCTAgcttactttttattatttcagacaGAATATctgttatgtatttatttctgtataaacattagaagatttttttttttacataaaaacaaatttgaTAATGGAGGATCTTGTCTTGCATCCTTAATTGTATTAATAACAGGAACGACAAACGGCAAATGAACAGATCCTTATGTAAGTCAACATGACACATTTAGGATAAGTAGTaaggaaaatggatggatggattaatttGATTATGTACAAATTATGTTGGTATCTGGCAGCCAGGAGATAAAAGAGGACATTTAGTCGCTTTCTCTACTTTTGAGGAGATAAACTATGCTTCTTATCTCACACATCAAAAGTAGGTTTGATGGGACTGAATGATTTCTcttcagataaataaaattgGAATATAAGTTAAAGAGCTGCTTTAATTCATTCTCTTGAGACAGAGTTCATTTCGTCTCATCCTGATGAAAACCAGGTCTACAATTTGAATCCAATgaatagcctttttttttttttttagagaaacaGAAGTCCCTACTACAGTATAGATAAATAGATTTTGAATGTTCCTCTCTTCTCCCATTCATTATTAATGACACATTAATAACTATAGCTTGTACAGCCCTGGTTAAACATCCTTCCCTGCAAgagcttatttattttaatgagaaCATAATTGTAGCAGGTGCTTGTGTTGTTTATTCCACTGAGCTTCAACAGAGACATCAGATTTTACactccttttactgtatatttatttcagttcttcAGCCAGAAAATTTTGGAGTTCTAGTTTTTTGTTTCAGTACAACATCTTCATCCAGGAAGACTTTGAGAAATACAGTGAATCCGGAAAGTCCTTCactttttattgtgttgttaGTTTTATTCCAAAATAGATTGAATTCTTTATTTTCCACAAAATTCTACAAACAGTGCCCCATAATGACAACGTGAAAGCTCTGTTGTCTTTTCCCTATAAACCCATTTGGGAAACAAGTAAtacagtacttaaaaaaaatgcagcaggcTTTATTTATCTTCAGTGACTGCTTTATGCTTGTCAGGGTTGCGTTTGATTCTATAGAGTCATGATTAAGTCTTAAGGGGACAAGGCCAAGTTTATATCAAGACATTGAAAACAATCAAATCTTATTTGAAGCCAAGCATTTACTTCAACTAGTTGGGCTTCATTCACACAACCATTCTTGCTTAGAGGCTGTTTTCTAAAAGAAAGAATGACTTTATGTGTGTGAAAAGAAGGAACAGCACAGACATTATTTTACAAACTCTTGGTCACAAAAAAAGACCATTGCCAAAGACTGAGACGAATCCAAGTACAACTGCTACTAAGTCAGTGAAAAGTCCTTTAGCTTTAGATACAGACATCCACAGACAGTGTAAGAGAGCAAAAGtcttccttgtgtgtgtgtgtgtgtgtgtgtggttctttGGAAGATAAAATGCTCAGTAACATGACTGCAGGAAAAGGGTGAGGGAAAAACATCATACACTCAAAAATATGAAAACTAGTTTATTATGCAACCAAATTATTTGATTTTAGTGTTTTCcattatgaaaaataaagatgatCTGTTTGGTCTTCATCTACAGCCCAAAAATATTTCAACAGATAATACAACAAGCTAAATAAGGTGTTGTGTATAAATCAGTCTGGAAAGCTGGTAAGTTCATCTTTGCCGATGTTTCCTCCACTCAGTATTACGACAACATTCTTGCCAGTAACGTCTGGTATTTTGCTGTTAATGAGGGCAGCAAAGGCAGCAGATCCTGAGGGTTCTACGACTAGGCCGGCTTTGTAGAGAGCAGAAACGGCAGACTTGATTTCATCATCAGTCACCAACACGATCTCCTCCACGTACTTCTGACACATGGCATATGGCAGGGCACCTAAGACAAGGCatacagagaacacacaccttGTGTAAAAGGTACTAATTTATATAACATTGGTTATATCTAGCTGTCATTTTCTTCAAGCAATTTGCAAAATGTTTctgacatacatacatacatacaatataaGATGTGATAGCATTGCGTAAAaagcagtatatatatacacacacacagtatatattaaaatactGCAGCAGAACCAATCAAGTTTTGGGAAAACAAACTGCCCATAATTCACAGAATCTTGTTCAATTTGAATTTTGATTTATTGACTTATTTAATTAGCtgcatttatatcatttatatctACCTCAAGGCAGCTAATCAAGCAAGAAAAATGTATTCACAAACTTcacaaaaatgatttttttattttgttcatcttCCATGGTCTGATTGGTGAAGTAGAGACAAAGCTTGAACAAATAagctatttttatatatacttttttttgtgtttattctctctatCAAATTCATAACTGATGAATCATTTGTTCAAAGTCCATGACGTATGAAAAACTACTATGCCACAAAAAATAACCTCAACCTGTCTAATATCTGACTTAAATAATCAGTCATGATGACACATTAAAAGGCAACTGTTGTCACATTCTCTCATTAGTTGCTTATCCGGATCCTAGGGAATTTTTATTTAGCTGGACCTTCACAAATTTTACTTGTATACCCATATGCTCTAATATCTGTTTCTTAGCTATGTACAGTTTGGCTAAAGTGACATTTCTACAGCTTAGGTCTTGGTGATTctgtataatgtttaatatgGAAAGCTCCTAATGAATATTTCgtgcataaataaatgatacCTGCAAAGGGTGGTGCAAGACCAGAGGCAATGCTTTTGCTGTCCATGCCAACAGGTTTTTTCTCTATGAAGCTTTTGTACATGGTGCATGCtgttaatgaaaaacaaataaacacaaatgagcaaattattttaatttacatttctaCCAGAATCAACTAATCTAATACACATTGTTAATCTCCTTACCTCCTTCTGGTTCCACTCCATAAATTCTTGTATCCTCACAACCCGAAAGCTTAATGACTGCCGCTACTCCGGCCAGTAAACCCCCTCCACCGCAGCACACCACTACCACATCAGGATTAGGAAGCATCTCCAGGATCTCAAACCCCAGACTACACAGGGAATACATACCAGTAGAGACATGAGAAATGCTATAAACTCCACTTAAcggttttaataaaatatgttcaGATGATCGTGTTATGTACCTGGCATGTCCTGCTACGAGATCCAGATCATTGTAGGAATGAAGAAAAGTCATTTTTTCCTCTTGAACGCATCGATTGACAACATCCAAAAGACACGTGGTGGGCACTCGTTCAACCTCGATGCCAAAACTCTGTTATAACAATAAAGAATATTAAGGGGATTTGCATGGATCATGAATGAAGCATTAATGCAGGCATTTCCAGTGTGGTCGCACTTGTATCAGAAGAGATCTGGAGATAGGAGCCGTTTCAGGCATCACCACTTTGCCTTTAGTTCCGTAGTGTTTAGAGGCATAAGCAAAGGACTTCCCATAATTCCCAGCAGACATTGTGACAAAATGGCCCCCGCTGGATCTTCGAGCGAACTGATTTGCTACACCTCTAATCTTAAATGATCCTGTTCATGAAGAAACAGAAGACGTTTTACACTAGAGCTTAATTTACATCGAAAATATATATCAGATTTAGTTATTTTGCTAATACCTTTTGACAACAACCACTAGATTTAAACCATACCATCATCTGAGATCTTGTGGATTTATATTCAAAAGCACAAACTAACCTGttctttgcatgttctccaacTTCAGATAGGCATTACAGGGCACCTGGAGCGGCAGTGTGGTCTGGCTCAAGAGGATCATGGGTGTTTTTATTACTCCCAAAGGGCTGCTCATGACAGTCTCCCGAGCGTCATTAAGCATCTTAAGTGTTATACCTTCTGCTACCAGGTCCTCCATGTTGCTGAGTGATGAAAAGAAACTCAGTTAGAGGTCTTACTTGCTCATTACATCCATTATTCTGGTTTTGATAAGTGTATATGTGATACCATCTGTTGTTGTGACACTAAAGGGTGTATAAAAGGTGAAGTTTGGCCCTAAATGAAATTTACCCATATGTAGCCGATCAAGTAACACCGTTTTGGTGTCAGAAAAATAGTGCAGGTTTAAAATCTGTGGTAAAATGAATCCTTggttacaaatatttatattataagcTAACAATTTTGAGCCAAAATGCCAGCACTGTTTACTAATCCCTCTTCAGAGAAACAGAGTATTTCACTTTCACtcataggcaaaaaaaaaaaaaaaaaaggatttagtCAAAGAACATATCTTTGAGTAATAATGTTTACTGTCCTTTAATGATTTTGTGTTCACACTTTTCAGCTGTTTTCATCTTATACATTATATTCACACTGTATACTATATACATAACTAGATATACATACAGTTATGTGCCAGTGTCCATACATATACACGCAGTACTGTGAAAAGTACGGTGCCATGGATAATAATATAAACTGATTTGCATGCCTACTTTAACCCAAGTGTATTCTTCAATAGAAAGGAATTAAGACTAAACACGAACTTTTAATCAAAGTAAAATTCAAACTtacagagaaatgttttttcACATTAAAAGCAACATCTGCAAATCGAACTGTACCGAGTTCTCCAAGAAGCCTGAAACTGTTTTCCCTTTTACTGCTCAgttgttattttactttacttttataatTATTAGGACATCCTTACTTTGactttgcacagtactgtatacacaGAAACTATTTAGACCATACCACGTTTTTACAGCCTCAATCTAAATTGGACAAattgttttttatattcatcAAAGCAAAACACCACAAGGAGGTGGTCAATATTAATTGTACATGATCTGGAAATCTATACCGTGTTGCCCATCCTTGTGATCGACACACCGAGCTCTGATTTACAGAAATTAGTTGAATTGAGATTGCCACTAAACAGGCCAAAGTAATTGTTTGTAGACTTCCATGACAGGACTGAGTGAGGTTACTGTACACCTCAGGGAAAATGATACAGAAAGACTGAAGCTTGGAGGCCCTAAACAATAATTCTTAACATCATTCTTAAACCCCCAATACTTTTTCTTGAGTTGGATGCAAAActgagcacacagtgagaaatGTCCTTAATCAGGTAGGTGACCAAGAACCTAAGGGCCATTTTGATAGAGCAAAAGGAGGAAAGTGGAGATGATGTAAGAAGAACCAATGTTGCATCATCCCACCTATTAAGTCTCTATGGTAGAGAGGAGACAgatggaaaaacacacaaaaatgacaTGTGACTGCTTACTTTCAGTctgaaaaaaacaatacaagaaTCTATAGTATGATTAAACCAGGATTGGAACCTTTGGCCTGGTGGTGGTGGCTTCATCGTGCTATAGAAAGGTTTTTCAGAAGCAACAGGGACTTGTGAGGcttaagggcacctcagtcgtggccagcccgagactcaaacccccaaccttaggagtgaaactctctaaccattaggccacgacttcccaacCGTGTGTGAGGAATAGCCCAGGAATACTAACTCCCAGGAGGCTCCCAGTGCATATATTGTGCATGGGGTTCACAGAAATAAGAATATCCTGGCTGTTAAACTGCTTAGTAAATGTGATATTTCTGTCCTTCATTTTACTTTGGTCATTATGGAGTTTCGCTGGTTGATGAGA encodes the following:
- the srr gene encoding phenylserine dehydratase, whose product is MEDLVAEGITLKMLNDARETVMSSPLGVIKTPMILLSQTTLPLQVPCNAYLKLENMQRTGSFKIRGVANQFARRSSGGHFVTMSAGNYGKSFAYASKHYGTKGKVVMPETAPISRSLLIQSFGIEVERVPTTCLLDVVNRCVQEEKMTFLHSYNDLDLVAGHASLGFEILEMLPNPDVVVVCCGGGGLLAGVAAVIKLSGCEDTRIYGVEPEGACTMYKSFIEKKPVGMDSKSIASGLAPPFAGALPYAMCQKYVEEIVLVTDDEIKSAVSALYKAGLVVEPSGSAAFAALINSKIPDVTGKNVVVILSGGNIGKDELTSFPD